The following are encoded together in the Oncorhynchus masou masou isolate Uvic2021 chromosome 5, UVic_Omas_1.1, whole genome shotgun sequence genome:
- the LOC135530662 gene encoding zinc finger protein 625-like yields MSSLNDSPPSEEEKCWTEKETLGLNIVVNEEKEEEDVTVKQETESEAVTVKEEEKEVKLTEDEDAFRVKEEDVTVKEEEEEKEEMTVTVKEEEEDIFGMKEVGEITVTLEEEEEETGDLINNRERPDSPSDSRKSPSGEPDPETPNPAMQHHCSQCNMSFKWLWKLKEHERKHTGEKHFQCSQCGNRFSRSHDLKSHERTHTGEKPHNCSQCGKLFSHLGNLNKHKRIHSGEKPYPCSHCGKNFRLSGNLKTHERTHTGEKPYHCSLCGKDFTKLGNLKDHEKKHTGEKPYHCSNCGKRFSTSSDLRKHEMTHTGEKSYHCSQCGNSFLRSHDLRAHERTHTGEKPHSCSQCGKCFLHLGSLNKHKKIHSGEKPYPCSHCGKFFRSLDNMRRHEKTHAGKKLYHCTLCGKRYSRSHDLKSHKRKHTGEENTQLHTQGKNHTMGPSVERITRS; encoded by the exons ATGAGTTCACTAAACGACTCCCCACCTTCTGAAGAGGAGAaatgctggacggagaaagaaactctggggctgaacattgtcgtgaacgaggagaaggaagaagaggatgtcacagtaaaacaagaaacagagagtgaggctgttacagtgaaagaagaagagaaagaagttAAATTGACAGAAGATGAAgacgcgttcagagtgaaagaggaggatgttacagtaaaagaagaggaggaagagaaagaggagatgactgtcacagtgaaagaagaagaggaagacatTTTTGGAATGAAGGAAGTGGGGGAGATTACTGTCACattggaagaagaagaagaagagacaggagatCTGATTAACAACA gagagagaccagactctccATCTGACAGCAGAAAGAGTCCTTCAGGGGAACCAGACCCTGAGACGCCCAATCCAGCGATGCaacaccactgctcccagtgtaatATGAGTTTTAAGTGGTTATGGAAGCTGAAAGAGCATGAAAGgaaacacacaggagaaaagcacttccaatgctcccagtgtggaaatagATTCTCACGATCACATGACCTAAAAtcacatgagaggacacacacaggcgaAAAACCTCACAATTGCTCACAGTGTGGAAAGCTTTTTTCCCATTTAGGGAACCTGAACAAACATAAGAGAATACactctggagagaagccttacccctGTTCCCATTGTGGAAAGAATTTTAGGTTGTCGGGTAACCTGAAAacgcatgagaggacacacacaggggagaaaccttacCATTGCTCCCTGTGTGGTAAGGATTTTACCAAGTTAGGGAACCTGAAAGATCACGAGAAgaaacacacaggagaaaagccttaccactgctccaatTGTGGAAAGAGATTTTCAACATCATCAGACTTAAGAAAGCATGAGATGACGCACACCGGGGAGAAATCGTACCATtgctctcagtgtggaaataGTTTCTTACGATCACATGACCTGAGAGCACATGAGCggacacacacaggggaaaaaCCACACAgttgttcccagtgtggaaagtgttttTTGCATTTAGGGAGCCTGAACAAACACAAGAAAATACactctggagagaagccttacccctGTTCCCATTGTGGAAAATTCTTTAGGTCGTTAGATAACATGAGGAGGCATGAGAAGACACATGCAGGGAAGAAGCTTTACCATTGCACCTTGTGCGGAAAGAGATATTCACGATCACATGATCTAAAATCACATAAAAGGAAACACACAGGGGAAGAAAACACGCAATTACACACACAGGGGAAAAATCACACAATGGgtcccagtgtggaaagaatcACACGCAGTTAG